TGTTTTCTGAATTTCTATATTCTTCATTTATGGGGTTTTTCAATCATATTCTGTCTTTTAAATGATCAATTTTATCCCAAATTATGAATTGTATGATAAGTTTAACCATTTTTTAGTAACtcgaatcaaaatataaaaatgaaacttaaaatctattttaatatggaaaaaaataagttttaatattttgttattccttttttaaaattttttcttagtaaaaaatcatttttttttattttcatttttaacaaattcttttatttacaaattataaaaataaatatttttataatttatctaaagTGTTCAATTTAAGTTCATTTTTAACTTtttgtttaaataaataaaagaggtttcAATTTAAGATAAAGTCGatccaaaattcaaaatttctaatctaaaatttgttatttttaaatttagcctcaaataaataaatttatggtgTATTCAGTTAAATTATATtcctttcattttttaatttttatccacgttattttttaagatattaaaaaatataattttttttattaactttttaattatatttattttaaatatattaaattttattaaatattaaaaaaattttaaaaattattttaaaaataaatttaaaaaaatttaaaattaaataaaattaaataggacataataatctatttatatattaatatagtataaaattattatttatatattaatatagtatAAAAGTtgacaataatttttaaaaaatagaaaaaatggagaaaagtGATATAACTTGGTGCAAggagtattcgattcaaattgaaaaaatcgatcgaattgaattaatttaaaaatttgatttgattttttatttattttattttggtttgatttttaattttaaaaattttaattatttcaatttaatttgattttgatcagaaaaaaattaaaaaaaaaatcaaaccgaatcgatttagtgataatagtatattattttcaataatatagagatattaaatcatattaaagttaaaatatttcaagtaaattttaaaatattaaaaataaaaggtaaaaaattaaaaatttattaaaaatttattaaaaattcaaactgaatcaaatcatgtcaatttgattcgattctatttttaactaaaatcagttcgatttgatttttataaatactaaaattttaaattttcaatttatttgattcgattgattttgaatcaaaccCACTGAATACTCGTACTAAATATAACAGATTAAGTAAATTCTTATTTTTGGATtgacaaaaatataaaattaccgATTGACAACTATGCTGACATCCACACCAATTCATCGAGTGAAAAAGTTAAACGCATTTCTTCAACTTTATGGCCAAAGCGAATGTTCTGAAAATAATGATGAAGGCCTTATCGTTAATCAGACTAAGTTTGTCACACACCTGATTTTGAAATAAGAACTTGCACAATAAAGAAAGGGTCAGGATTTACGTGAATATAAAGGGCGTAAATGTAAAAGTTCAGGGTTTATGAGAATGTCTCCAATGAAAATTGTTTGACatttaaatcaaattcaaaaGTTTTTTAGTGATAATTTATCTCATAAAAAGGTTTGCATATAAGAGAggaggaaaaagaaagagagagccCCCTTGAGAGTCTTCTCCCTCCCTTTTACTTTTCTGCAGCTATTATTGGGAGgcatagaattttttttttttttaccatattTTTAGGTAGATCCATTATTTCACTAgaagaattatattttttttatggaaCAAATGATTTTCTAtaggaaatttattatttagtatgtAGACACTGATATTATTAATTCTtaagttcttatattttttaaaaattattaaaatatttttattttttatctttattaaCGAAATagtattttcattaaattttatttattttttttactgttaaaaaaatagtaaaaaattaaattactctttttttttattattctttctctttttcttctcatgtttttagttttttttcttcttctttttcttttttttttaaaaaaagaaaaaaatatttaattaataatgaaaaaaaataaaaatattgaaatgcaGAGACTCACCTactaataatgataaaaattaaataagcgGGTTTATGGAAAGTAAAAatgagttttaaaattttttctcttttattttttttattttttaaaaaaataaaaatactattaaaaaaatataaatattttaataaatttctaaaaatatataaattaatttattattaataataatattttcaaattaaataataaatcaatcTGTCCAAACATATAAAAGTTTCTTTATTTTCCAATAACATCCAATACCTTGCTAGAAAGAAGACAAAAATGTGAATTAAAGGAATCGCAGACTGGTGCCACCAGTATGAGAATTTATCatagatttggaggaagaatttCTGGGTAATGTGGAAATTGCGAGAGCGATGGAGAATGGAGTTAGAGGCAAGAAAACATCACAAGCCATAAGAAAAATCGGCATGAAAAAGTATTGAAACAAAAACACAAAGGAGATGGAGATGCAGGGGATCGAACCCTGTGCCTCTCGCATGCAAAGCGAGCGCTCTACCATTTGAGCTACATCCCCATGCGTTTTCTTTTTCTAACAAGAAATTATATTGACAAAATTATATATGtggaatatttaatatttaacctatattataaaaaatttattaattaaatcataatttaaaaaaaatattaaaatatctccaacttttaaaaaaaaattattaattaattattttattaattttatttgttaaatattttaatatttaatttttataatttaaaaaattgattaattaatatctcaattttataaataatttattaattattttttttatataaaaagtattttcaatttttttataatatttgactgttaaatttctaattgttttttttaaattttaaaattattttaattttttttaaattaaaagattaaataataattttttattttttaatttatttatattttgagaaaaagataaaattataaaaagaaaatattggcAGAAATAGCGGATCATCCTTgacaaaaataaacaataaataaataataataataataacgaaATGCGCGCTTTTCCTCTTTCAAAGTTGAAAAGCAAGCAACGGTCCAGatctggtcttcctcctcctccctcGCCTCTCcctcatatttatttaaatccCACTCCCTTTTCCTCGCTTTTCACACCTCCCTCTCTCTCACTTCCACAAATCTCATTCTCTTCTCTCCCAATTCTCCGACCATGTCCATCGATAAGGAGCGAGAAACTCAAGTTTACATGGCAAAGCTCGCCGAACAGGCCGAGCGCTACGAAGGTATTatctcttctttgttttccgATCTACCTATAGTTTCTGAGTTTTAATTCCTGCAACTTCCTTTTTGATTAATGATGGATCAGAAATGGTtgaatatatgaaaaaaattgcAAGGCTTGATTGTGAGCTCACTGTGGAGGAGAGGAACCTCCTCTCTGTGGGTTACAAAAATGTGATTGGTGCCAGGAGAGCTTCTTGGCGTATTATGTCCTCGATTGAACAGAAGGAAGAGGCTAAAGGAAACGAGAACAATGTAAAACTGATTAAGAGTTATCGCCAGAAGGTAGAGGAGGAACTCTCTGGGATTTGCAGTGATATTCTCTCCATTATAGACAAGCATCTCATCCCTTCTTCTGCCTCTGGGGAAGCCACTGTTTTCTACTACAAGATGTGAGTCCAGTCTGCCTTTgaatcagtttttttttttataaattattttgctGTAATTATGATCCCTCACTTTggtatattcattttaaacaaaagaattcaaataaatttttataaaattatgcatattttgtttttttttaaaaataaaaattttgtaagttcaaaaaaaaattcttacatTCCAAAACGTGAAAtttgatagaaaaaaaaaaaaagagaaagaattgAATTGTTATGAAATCATTGACTCCAAATAAGGGGGCATTCATGATTTCAGGAAGGGTGACTACTATCGCTATCTAGCTGAGTTCAAGGCTGATCAAGAAAGGAAGGAGGCAGCCGAGCATTCGCTCAAGGCTTATGAGGCATGTTTCCTtttgatttttctgatgtagacctcttgTGAATTGATTTATTCAAGTGAAATCCTGTTGCTATTTCTATTTAGGCTGCTTCTGCCGCTGCAAGCACAGACCTTCCTTCAACTCACCCAATTCGTCTTGGCCTTGCACTTAATTTCTCCGTTTTCTACTATGAGATCTTGAATTCTCCTGAGAGGTGTGTAGCTGAATTGCTAGATAATTTGTTGCGTTAACAATGATGGATGAGACTTTTGCTTCCATAACTTGCAGGGCTTGCCATTTGGCTAAACAAGCTTTTGACGAGGCAATTGCGGAGTTGGACACCTTGAGTGAGGAATCATACAAGGACAGCACTCTGATTATGCAGTTGTTGAGAGATAACCTTACTCTCTGGACTTCCGACTTGCCTGAAGATGGAGGTACATTTTCAACTCAACAAGAAGCTTACCTGTACTAGAGTCTTGTATGGCAATTGTTAagaatttctttaattaaatttcaaagttGTATGCTTTTCTAAGATAATTTTGCATCCATATAGGTGAGGATAACTTAAAGAGTGAAGAATCCAAGCCTACAGAGGAAAAGTGAGTTCTTACATAATTTCCTTTCCTGTGAATGAGCTAAAAATTCaatcttttttccttttaatggTTTAATTATTACCTCCATAGTGCCATTAAAGCGTCTTCCCTTTTGCAGAGCCAGTGCCGACAAAAACTGAGAGTGCTGCGCATGGCAAGGACAGCCTTAGAGTACTTTGCAGAAGTGGCTTCTTTTTATTAGCTTTTTCTTGCGAGGGGATTCAATTGGATCAAATGAAGTGCACTCCATGAAGTTATGCTGTTTTTGTAGTCTACCAATCTCTGATGATAGATTGATAATtttctcttccttccttttttttttacctttgtTCTATTTTTCacccttttaaaaaaaatttctacttTATTTTCCTGCcttacttttattttcttctatgtATAAACCTTTTATCGAAATGATGAGTATTTCTCATTATACCTCACTATTACTTCAATTTTCTTCCTAACACAGTGCTACTCCCGTTGTCGTTTGATTCACTTAACAGCCACAGTCAAATGGGGGCTTTCCATTTGGCAAGACTAGCACTTTTGGTACTTGCCGTTTGGGTAGCGACGAATTGAGTACTTTTGAATAATTATCTGATGGAAACTTAATAGAATAGATTTGATTAGTATATAATCCGATttagtataaatttatataacagAATCCGAttttatatatgataaatatataaataatgaatttaatataaaaaatatattttaaaataatatttataaatttttgatctgtttttatttaaaaattaaaatttaaatatttattagaaacattaattattaaaattaaaaattattaataaaaaatatgttttttatatgaattattaattaaaatttataaaattaaataaatttaattatcatcccataataataattgattatGTAATGaatttagatattttaaaataaattttaattgaatttagaacggatttaattattaataataaaatttaatgggaGTGATTTTAGCATACACtacaaataatatatttttttgggTGTAAATACAAACTCATATACGTCTAATAATTGTGTTCGAgtgcttaaaaaaataaaaataaattaataaaaataatagataataaaattatatttattctcatgtttagaaaaattataaattctcatgtttgaaaattataaatctacaaagattttaattaatgaatttttatatcgattcttatatttaaaaaataataggaaaaacaatttaatacttttaatttaaaaattattttgaaaaggtaagtaaaaataattttaactatatgatttttttttcttttccacaTGCTGCTTAGTCTCATGAAATTCCTAAATGTTTGGATCCAACTCCAACATGGCCTTGTACATaatgtaaattaattaagaaatcaTGCGCAACTGCACATAGAAAATCTTAATTGTTTAGTTTAATACATACAAGTTTGGaaaatctaaaataaattatgactagagatggtaaaaaatattatataatttttattaataattattctaGATATTTGATTAATTACAAAACTCACcacatttttcatattaaatttcatgattttactatgattttgatataaacaattggtttttatttagattttaattttggaCAGATTTTGAGCAAAAAATGAATCAAAGAGGCTGTTTTAGAGCTTTTTCTTACTGGAAGGTACAGCTTGCCCAAGGTTGTGATCCAAACTCGACAGACAGATTATAAGAtttctgttttgtttttgtGAGCTGTACAAAGTTCAAAACTGTTTCAGATATATACAAACACAATCAGATCAGAATTAGGATAAAAATTATCATAGGAGTAGTagaattattttactttttcttttaaattgtaaataattatCCTTTTATTTGTGAAAAGTCTATATAAAGGCTGCCCTAGAAGTAGGAAATCATCTCTTATCTCTTTTCATCATCTCTACACTCCCTTTTGGTTCCTCTTTGACCgaattcttcttctctttttcttttatttattttttgcattGTTGTTATAACTCTTAGTAGCTAAACACATTTTTTCGGTTGAAAGTTAATAAGTTAAGGTTTAATAAAATTGTGAGATTTGTTCTTTTAACTTCTATTCatcttaatttatgttttcaaatttttttcttttttcgaggaacaccacctccacTGTTATCTTTTTAGAAATGTAAGAGACctattaaattttctaaaaagacaacatattgcttattaacccaattaaatacATAATATTCGTTGTGTTAAAaaactaattgatttaatttaaataatttgcttgctattattgatcaagtttgaattcttctttcttaaaacagttaattaattaaatttacacaCTTGATggaattattaattaactagaaattaatttaagcaaTAAACGAATTAATTTAACCTTAagaaagaattggtgggattttCTTGTTTGAATACTATAACCAAATAATGTATACTTGAATGAACTATCtttttaatcaatgatcaactacAAGCTTACCAACTTTGACTACCTTCAAGTgagttttaatttgattatttatttcattattttaatcgcattattttatttttttctctggTTTATTCTTAAAATCAACTTCtccaataacaattttattattcTCGCATTTTGatttaaacaattttttttctcacttttcataaatattaaacaatTTTAAGATATCTGTGAGATTATACTCATTTACCTTATCTGTAAAATCTTTtaaatcaagaaaagaaaaatcaattttaaattgatagATTTGATGCCCGTCAATATTAAAGTATATTTCCTTAGAAATAAAGATGAAACATTTGATAtgtttcaaaaatataaaactaaagtagaaaatcaattaaatagaaaaataaaaagaattatatCAGATAGAGGCGATgaatatatcttatttaatggttttttgaaaaaaaaaaaaataatttatgaaattaCTCCACCTTGTTCATCCGAATCTAATGgaatagcaaaaaaaaaaaaaagatattaaaagACATGATAATTGCTTTATTAAAAAGTTTCTGATCACCTAATAACCTTTGGGAAGAAATTTATTATCTGCTTGTCATATACAAAATAGGATACCCTATAAGAAAATTGATAAAACACCTTATGAATTATAtatctaatttaaaatatttaaaagtgtggaAGTGTCTTACTAAAATAATACTTCGTGACCCtaagaaatagaaaataaattcaaaaatatttgaTTGCATGTTTATAGGTTATTTTGAACATAATGTTGCATAtatatttcttattcttaaaagTGATGTATTTAATTGTAATACTATAATTGAgacaaaaaatattgaattttttgaaCATATATTCCCTTTGAAATCTAAGAAAATTTATCATGCACCTAAGGATGATaattatgaaaatgattttgaaAATGGTAATGAAGTTCTAAAAAGAAGtaaagtaaaagaaaatatatttcttttgGAAATGACTTTTATACTTATCTTGTTAGAAATGACTATGTGATACTATTAATATCCTGAAACTCCTTTTTGGAATGAAgcgattaaaattgaaatttattctATTAAACAAAATGGTATTTGGGTTTTAGTAGACTTAGTTCCAAGAGCTCAACTCATTGGGTgcaaatagatttttaaaagaaaatataacccAAATGAATCAATTGAAAAGTATAAAGTAATATTAGTGGCAAAATATTTtcctcaaaaataaaatatagattattttgaTATCTTTGCCCATGTTGCTAGAATTTCTTTCTATTAAAGTGTTAATTGCTTTAACCTCTATATATAAactttttattcataaaatggATATTAAAACATCATTTTTAAATGGAATTTTGGAAGCAGAAATTTATATGGTGCAATTTGAGAGTTGTGTTATTTCTGATCAAGAAAACAAAGTTTACGAACTTCTTAAGTTTTCATATGGCTTAAAACAAGCACTTAAACAATGACAATCGAAATTTGATCAAATTTTGATAAATGATGGTTTTTCCTTTGTTGAAGTTAATAAATGTATATATACAAAACTTATAAATGGTAAATATgtgattatttgtttatatatgGACGATATGTTTATTTTTTGTATGTGTTATAATATCATTTGTAAAACAAAAGTTTTTCTTACttctaaatttgatatgaaagatatgggtaaaataaatataattttgaatattaaaatCGTAAGAAAGAATGGTAGTATAATGCTATCATAAGAGCATTACGTTCAGAAACTTTTAAGGAAGTTTGAACATTTCGATGTCAAACCAATGAGTACCCCTTATGATTTTAACTCTTAATTAAAGAAAGAATAGAAGTTATCATATTGTTCAATTTGAATATGTACAAATTATTAAGAGTCTGTtgcatttaataaatttttctcgaTCTGATATAACTTATATTGTACGTAGGTTGAATACCAATCTCACTCACAATTATTGGGCTGTATTTGTTAGACTAATGAAATATTTGAAAGGTACCATgaactataatattttatatagtgaATTTCTCGTTATATTAGAAGGATATAGTTATGTTAActgaatttcaaatttatatGAGATAAAATTCACTAGTGATTATATATTTACTCTAAAAAGCAAAA
The sequence above is a segment of the Manihot esculenta cultivar AM560-2 chromosome 5, M.esculenta_v8, whole genome shotgun sequence genome. Coding sequences within it:
- the LOC110615097 gene encoding 14-3-3-like protein GF14 iota translates to MSIDKERETQVYMAKLAEQAERYEEMVEYMKKIARLDCELTVEERNLLSVGYKNVIGARRASWRIMSSIEQKEEAKGNENNVKLIKSYRQKVEEELSGICSDILSIIDKHLIPSSASGEATVFYYKMKGDYYRYLAEFKADQERKEAAEHSLKAYEAASAAASTDLPSTHPIRLGLALNFSVFYYEILNSPERACHLAKQAFDEAIAELDTLSEESYKDSTLIMQLLRDNLTLWTSDLPEDGGEDNLKSEESKPTEEKASADKN